The Candidozyma auris chromosome 1, complete sequence genome includes a region encoding these proteins:
- the GAR1 gene encoding H/ACA snoRNP pseudouridylase subunit, protein MNRGRGGFRNQRGGRGGFSQPQGPPESVLEMGSFLHTCEGDIVCRSINTKIPYFNAPIYLENKTQIGKVDEILGPLNEVFFTIKPSEGVQAKSFKDGDKFYISPDKLLPLERFLPKPKEVGPKPKKRSAPGGAGGRGGRGGRGGARGGFGARGGRGGSFGARGGSRGGFGGGRGGARGGRGGRGGFGGGDRGRGRY, encoded by the coding sequence atgAACAGAGGTAGAGGCGGCTTCAGAAATCAGCGTGGCGGCCGTGGTGGCTTCTCCCAACCTCAGGGTCCTCCAGAGTCTGTGTTGGAAATGGGTTCTTTTTTGCACACATGTGAGGGTGACATTGTGTGTCGCTCCATAAATACTAAGATTCCATACTTCAATGCTCCTATATATTTGGAAAACAAAACCCAGATTGGTAAAGTCGACGAGATTTTGGGCCCATTGAACGAGGTGTTCTTTACAATCAAACCTTCCGAGGGTGTCCAGGCCAAGTCCTTCAAAGACGGTGACAAATTCTACATTTCCCCAGATaagcttcttcctttgGAAAGATTCTTGCCCAAACCAAAGGAGGTCGGTCCCAAGCCTAAAAAGAGAAGTGCTCCTGGTGGTGCTGGGGGTCGTGGTGGCCGTGGTGGCCGTGGTGGCGCACGTGGAGGTTTCGGTGCCCGTGgaggcagaggaggcaGTTTTGGTGCCCGTGGAGGTTCCAGAGGCGGTTTCGGTGGGGGTCGTGGCGGCGCCAGAGGTGGACGTGGTGGCCGTGGTggttttggtggtggagaCCGTGGCCGTGGTCGCTACTAG